The genome window GTTAACATGAACTATCGTCATAATGGACTGAATCTCTTTGCCACTTATAAGTTCTCTGATGCAACATGGATGCAAAAGGCCTCCTACGAACAGACTGTACATGTAGATACGCTTTGGCAACAGCATAACAACAACGAAGTAACAGGTCGTATAGAATCGCATCGTCTTATCAGTGGTTTTAGCTATGATTTCAATGCCAATCATTCCATTGGTGCGAGATACACCTTGACCTCGCCAGGCTATTCTCGCTCAAAAGATTTTTTCGATAGTCAGGTAACTGCCGACGGTAAGTTTTACGACTATATCAAAACCGATGGTCTGACGGTCGACAAGAACAACCCTAGCCATCAATTGAATGCCTACTACAACGGCATTTGGGGCAAGACCACTATTGACCTGAATACCGACCTCTATTTCAGTACAAACAGGGCTTATGCCTATAGCGATGAACAGAGCCAGGAGCACGATTCTCGTAACATCAACTCCAAGAATCGTGTGAGCAATAAGATGGTAGCCACCAAACTCGTAATTACCTCTCCTCTCTTAGGAGGTAATCTCTCCTATGGAGCTGAGTATATCCATACCCGTCGCAACGATGACTACGAAGTGAATCGCACCGACCTCCTCGCCAACTCTTATAGCAAGTTGGAGGAGCAGACGGCAAGTCCATTCATCCAATATGCGCACCTCACCCCGATAGGAAACATCACGGCAGGATTGCGATACGAGTATGTAAGATTCAAGTATTATGATGCAGGCATCTATCAGCCCGAGCAGAGTCGCTCCTTCCGCAACCTCTTTCCTACCATCAGCTATGGTGCGAAGATAGGCAAGGTAATGGCACAGTTGAGCTATTCGGTAAAGACCTCTCGTCCTTCATATAGTCAACTGAGCAACAATGTATCTTATATGAATCGATTTACTCGCCAGACTGGTAATCCTTATCTCGACAACGAAACCAATCACAGAGTGGAATTATCGGGTGTATGGAAGTTCATCCAGTTTATGGTCAACTACAAGGACTCTCGCAATGCCATCATCTATTGGGCAGAGCAAATTCCTGAGGACGAAGCTATTACCATGATAAGTCGTAAGAACGTGAAGAGTCTCAAGAGCATGACCGCCTACATCAGTGCCGCTCCAAAGATAGGCATTTGGGCGCCACAAATCAACTTGGGCATGCAGAAGCCCTGGTTCACCCTCCATACTGATGTGGCATCTTATCGCTTGAACCGTCCTATCTTCATGGGCAACTTCAACAATGCCTTCTCCTTGCCATGCGGCATCACCCTTAACGTGGATTATCGCTATCAGAGCAAGGGTAACACGATGAACGTATATCTTGCCAAAGAGCAGCATGTACTGGATGTCAGCATCAGTAAGTCATTCCTAAAGGATGCCCTTACCTTGGAAATAAAAGGCAACGACCTGCTTTATAAATGTTGGGATGCCGACTTGCTCTATAACCAAAAGATGGAACTCTTGCAAGTATCTAAGCGAGGTACTAGAGACCTGCAACTCACCCTTCGCTATAAGTTCAATACCACACGTAGCAAGTACAAGGGAACTGGTGTCGGTAATGCAGAGCTGAATCGACTATAAATATCTTTTATTACTTTTATTCGAAAGTAGAGACATTTAAGATGATTTCCTATAAGGGGAACAAAAAAGCAGCAAACCGCAAAGGGCTTGCTGCTCACGATAGGAGTGATTCCTATTTCTTTTATGGGTTGAGTTTTCTTTATATTCTTATCTCAATGGGTTTATACTTCCTTCAATACAGTTTCCAATCTTTCGATGAAGTCATCCACATTCTCCTTGGTCAATACCAATGGAGGGAGGATACGGAGGATGTTGGTGCCGGCGCAACCGGTGAAGCAGTGCTGCTCGTGGATGAGCTTGCTGCGAACTTCCTTGTGAGGAATGTCGAGTACGGCGCCTACCATTAAACCACGGC of Segatella copri contains these proteins:
- a CDS encoding outer membrane beta-barrel family protein; the encoded protein is MKRLALVASFCGIAITQMMAQNINGEQISDTTLFDKFSKELGEVVVKAHLPQYKKTHEGLLTNVAGTVLGKMGTAEDVLKHVPSIVKKKDGYEVVGKGTPIIYINGRKMQDISELDNIKSSDIKSVEVIQNPGATYDASVNAVIKIKTIKKKGEGFGFDTRSVYWYNKHDNTIQQVNMNYRHNGLNLFATYKFSDATWMQKASYEQTVHVDTLWQQHNNNEVTGRIESHRLISGFSYDFNANHSIGARYTLTSPGYSRSKDFFDSQVTADGKFYDYIKTDGLTVDKNNPSHQLNAYYNGIWGKTTIDLNTDLYFSTNRAYAYSDEQSQEHDSRNINSKNRVSNKMVATKLVITSPLLGGNLSYGAEYIHTRRNDDYEVNRTDLLANSYSKLEEQTASPFIQYAHLTPIGNITAGLRYEYVRFKYYDAGIYQPEQSRSFRNLFPTISYGAKIGKVMAQLSYSVKTSRPSYSQLSNNVSYMNRFTRQTGNPYLDNETNHRVELSGVWKFIQFMVNYKDSRNAIIYWAEQIPEDEAITMISRKNVKSLKSMTAYISAAPKIGIWAPQINLGMQKPWFTLHTDVASYRLNRPIFMGNFNNAFSLPCGITLNVDYRYQSKGNTMNVYLAKEQHVLDVSISKSFLKDALTLEIKGNDLLYKCWDADLLYNQKMELLQVSKRGTRDLQLTLRYKFNTTRSKYKGTGVGNAELNRL